One window of the Populus nigra chromosome 4, ddPopNigr1.1, whole genome shotgun sequence genome contains the following:
- the LOC133690852 gene encoding aluminum-activated malate transporter 10-like yields the protein MVMGNRAPNKLEWRIHVRNGTSEILQPETGLVHRIWSWLKGLLGEFMLKIWNFLEKARNIAVAEPKKVIHCLKVAVTLTIVSLFYYMRPLYEGVGGNAMWAIMTVVVVFEYTVGATLYKCINRAIGTFLAGSLGVGVHWAASHSGDKLEPIILGISVFLLGELESVPKTDFLPLRFFLLFSVLFHL from the exons ATGGTGATGGGAAATAGAGCTCCAAACAAACTGGAATGGAGGATACATGTACGTAATGGGACATCAGAGATACTACAGCCTGAGACTGGTTTAGTCCACAGAATCTGGTCATGGTTGAAGGGTCTGCTAGGAGAATTCATGTTGaaaatttggaattttttgGAGAAGGCTAGGAACATAGCGGTTGCTGAGCCTAAAAAGGTTATCCATTGTCTCAAAGTAGCGGTGACACTAACTATCGTGTCACTCTTCTACTATATGAGGCCTTTGTATGAAGGCGTTGGAGGGAATGCTATGTGGGCAATTATGACAGTTGTGGTAGTTTTTGAATACACTGTGG GGGCAACACTATATAAATGTATTAACAGAGCAATAGGCACTTTCCTTGCTGGTTCACTTGGCGTTGGCGTTCATTGGGCTGCAAGTCACTCTGGAGATAAACTCGAGCCCATAATTCTTGGAATCTCAGTTTTCCTTCTTGGTGAGTTAGAATCTGTTCCCAAAACAGATTTCCTCCCCTTGCgattcttccttttgttttctgtcTTGTTCCATTTATGA
- the LOC133692860 gene encoding E3 ubiquitin-protein ligase PUB22-like → MQREEQEIQRMDGFEHQAPSFFICPISLQVMKDPVTISTGMTFDRESIQKWLFSYKKVICPVTKQPLSDFRLTPNSNLLRLIQSWHLQHASSSTTKFVEPEPNNHDALMKVLVEEIKQPHLQVKSLRKIKSLIQENRGDSSRITCIRDDSLFSLVVSLVVKTELPGVPQITGNDTPEIINEAVSSLCLLRPSDETLKMVSQNENGLLIESLCLIITQYLSNLQIRIQAALLLKSIFEVVDGIYKEGLRVEFFESITEILKDQISKHGSLTVLAILMEVLSYGKNKEKAIEGGLIPILIELLAEDNERHVCEMMLAVLEKLCQKAEGRAAFLAHPAGIAVVSSKILKVSYVGDDKSISLLSSVLRCRGEVAQEFMEVGGVTKICLVIESGCNLKTKEKAREILGFHLKTWNKTPCFPSLFKA, encoded by the coding sequence ATGCAAAGAGAGGaacaagaaattcaaagaatgGATGGTTTTGAGCATCAAGCGCCATCATTTTTTATCTGCCCAATATCTCTTCAGGTCATGAAAGATCCCGTTACTATATCCACAGGCATGACCTTTGACCGAGAGAGCATTCAGAAATGGCTTTTCTCTTATAAGAAAGTCATTTGTCCTGTTACAAAACAACCCCTTTCTGATTTCCGTCTCACTCCAAATTCTAATCTTCTTCGCTTGATCCAATCATGGCACTTGCAGCacgcatcatcatcaacaacaaagtTTGTGGAGCCGGAGCCTAATAATCATGATGCCTTGATGAAAGTCCTTGTTGAAGAGATTAAGCAACCCCATTTGCAGGTAAAATCTCTTAGAAAGATCAAGTCATTAATCCAGGAGAATCGTGGTGATAGTAGCAGGATTACTTGCATTAGAGATGATAGCTTATTTTCTCTAGTAGTATCTCTGGTAGTCAAAACTGAGTTACCAGGGGTTCCACAGATTACTGGTAATGACACGCCAGAAATTATCAATGAAGCTGTGTCTTCTCTGTGTCTTTTAAGGCCATCCGATGAGACATTAAAGATGGTTTCACAAAATGAAAATGGCCTGTTAATCGAATCACTTTGTTTAATTATAACACAGTATTTGAGCAATCTACAGATTAGAATTCAAGCTGCTCTTCTTCTGAAGTCCATATTTGAAGTGGTTGATGGAATTTACAAGGAAGGTCTTAGAGTTGAGTTCTTTGAGAGCATCACGGAGATATTGAAGGACCAAATTTCAAAACATGGAAGCCTGACAGTGTTGGCTATTTTGATGGAGGTTTTGTCATATGGGAAGAATAAAGAGAAAGCTATTGAGGGAGGACTCATTCCGATCCTGATAGAATTGCTAGCTGAGGACAATGAGAGGCATGTGTGCGAGATGATGTTGGCCGTGCTAGAAAAACTGTGCCAGAAAGCAGAAGGGCGGGCTGCCTTTCTGGCACATCCAGCAGGCATAGCAGTTGTATCATCGAAGATTTTGAAGGTTTCCTATGTTGGAGATGATAAATCAATAAGTTTGTTGTCATCCGTTTTAAGATGTAGAGGTGAGGTTGCACAAGAATTTATGGAGGTGGGTGGAGTGACAAAGATTTGCTTGGTGATAGAAAGTGGATGCAATTTAAAGACCAAGGAAAAAGCCAGGGAAATCTTAGGGTTTCATCTTAAAACATGGAACAAGACTCCTTGTTTCCCCTCTTTATTTAAAGCTTGA
- the LOC133690691 gene encoding aluminum-activated malate transporter 10-like, translating into MLFYPIWAGKELHNLIHRNLEKLADALDGCIAEYFTDSSAGDSWKKIGGYKCVLNSKAAEDSMAGFARWEPAHGRFNFRHPWKQYLKVGASLRSCAYCIETLDGCLNSEIKAPELLRRHLSDACITLSSSASFVLKELAATVKTMRKSSEIDFSIGEMQFAVLKLENAMKSLPNHLIATPSSTSDGDAKAEPIRKTATPSSVMEILPLATLVSMLTETAARIKEIADEVNELAKLADFKPPNTKKASQSQSSNQVDEPSNNEERTKGLG; encoded by the exons ATGTTATTCTATCCAATCTGGGCTGGCAAAGAGCTTCACAATTTGATTCATCGTAACCTGGAAAAGCTTGCTGATGCATTAGATG GATGTATTGCTGAGTACTTTACAGACAGCAGTGCTGGAGATTCTTGGAAGAAAATTGGAGGCTATAAATGTGTTCTTAATTCAAAGGCAGCTGAAGATTCTATG GCTGGCTTTGCAAGATGGGAGCCTGCACATGGTCGATTTAACTTCCGGCATCCATGGAAGCAGTACCTAAAGGTCGGGGCGTCGCTACGAAGCTGCGCATATTGCATTGAAACTCTCGATGGTTGCCTAAACTCAGAAATTAAG GCACCTGAGCTTCTAAGGAGGCATCTCAGTGATGCCTGCATCACATTGAGCTCCTCTGCTTCGTTTGTCTTGAAAGAATTGGCTGCTACAGTTAAGACCATGAGAAAATCATCAGAAATAGACTTCTCAATTGGAGAGATGCAATTTGCAGTACTAAAACTTGAAAACGCCATGAAATCTCTTCCTAACCACCTTATTGCCACACCATCCTCAACATCGGATGGAGATGCCAAAGCAGAGCCTATCAGAAAAACCGCTACACCATCATCTGTCATGGAGATTCTTCCACTAGCAACACTGGTATCTATGCTAACAGAAACggcagcaagaatcaaagaaatTGCTGATGAAGTCAATGAGCTTGCAAAGCTAGCAGATTTCAAGCCTCCTAACACCAAAAAGGCTAGCCAAAGCCAATCCAGCAACCAAGTTGACGAGCCATCAAACAATGAAGAACGCACCAAAGGTCTGGGATAA